The DNA sequence TAATTATTTACTGATTGTCTGCTACTTCCTCTTCGTCCCTTAAGGCAAGCCACCTTCCCCAATCAATTCCCAGGGGCCCGCTTAAGACATACACCGATGCACAAACAAGCGCAATCTTTTCCTTAAAAACTACCGATATGGTAACAAAACAACCGATAAGAAATAAAAGCCTGAGAATATTGATGTTATCTTTGCTTAAATGTTTAAGGTTGCCGTAGGGAATGCTTGAGATCATCAACGACCCTGCGATGATGGCGATGATCATTGCAATTAGGGGGTGTAAAACCACTCCCGATGCTATGAAGGACATCAAAAATAATCCACCTGCAGGGATTGGGAGCCCTTGAAATCTCCCGCTCGAATGTACCACGTTAAAGCGAGCCAACCTCAGCGCCCCGCACAGGACGTAAAATGCCGTGGCCAATGCTCCCAAAACTCCGCCAAAGGCATATAAATAAGAGATATAAAATATCATGCCAGGGGCAGCCCCAAAGCTCACCACATCTGCAAGGCTGTCAAATTCCACTCCAAAGGCGCTGTCTCCGCCAAGCGATCGAGCTACCTTGCCGTCCATCAGGTCGAAGAATGCAGCCATGAAGGTCAACCAAGTAGCCGGCACTAAATGGCCATGAAAAGCCAAGACCAAAGACATCACTCCACACAAGATGCTTCCGCTGGTTATCATATTAGGTAACAATTTGCGGATGGGGATCGGCTTTCTTATCATTCGTTTTCTATATACTTTCTTGCCCACTGAGCTCACTCCCTTCGTCTGAAGCTAAACCTATGACGCTGCTTCCGGCTTTAACCTTATCTCCAATCTTGACCATGGGCTTTATTGCAAGCGGCAGATATACGTCAACCTTAGAACCGAACCTTATCATGCCATAGGCATCCCCCTTTGGCACCCTTTGACCGACCCTTACGCGGCATGCTATTCTCCTGGCCAGCAATCCAGCTATCTGCACCAATAACACGTTGCCATACTTAGTTTCAAGGCCGGCATATAACCTTTCGTTGACCTCAGACGACTTGGGAGCAAAGGCCACCAGGTGTTTGCCTCTTTTATAATCCAAAAAGGATATCTTCCCATCGTAAGGTATTCGGTTAACGTGCACGTCCATGACAGACATGAAAATGCCTATCTTGGTAGATTTGCCGGCAAAGGGAGCGTCGACGACTTCGAGCTCGACGACCTTCCCGTTTGCCGGACTCACGAAGGAAAGGGGATCCGTCGGAACATCGACGTGAGGTTCCCTGTAAAACCATGCCAGAAAGGCAGTACACAAGCCCAAAATGACCCCTAACACAGGAGATATTAACCAGGCTCCCATCGTCATAAAAAGAGCTGTAACTACAGGCACAACCCCCTCGCGAGCTAAACCCATATCAGATCTCCTCCATGGCATCCTCGCGAATTACGGTGACGTCAGCCACCTCGTCGCCCTGATCAAGCCTAACTAGGATGTTCCCCGTCGCCGTTCGAGACAGCACGGGAACGTCTTTAACAGTTATGCGCGTTACACGCCCTTTGCTCGTCACTATCATCAATTCATCATCCTCGGTAACGCTCCAGGCGCCCACTATCAACCCCGTGCGCCCAGATAACCTCATTGCCCTTACGCCCGACCCGCCACGATGATGCAAAGGAAATTCATCGGAGGAGGTGCGCTTGCCAACTCCCTTTTCGCTTATGAGCAATATCATCGTATCCTCACGCAGAGGTTCGCAGCCAACCAAAATATCACCTTTCGAAAGCCTTATGGCCCTCACTCCCCTGGCCTGCCGCCCCATGGGCCTGAATTCCT is a window from the Acetomicrobium flavidum genome containing:
- a CDS encoding phosphatidylserine decarboxylase — translated: MGLAREGVVPVVTALFMTMGAWLISPVLGVILGLCTAFLAWFYREPHVDVPTDPLSFVSPANGKVVELEVVDAPFAGKSTKIGIFMSVMDVHVNRIPYDGKISFLDYKRGKHLVAFAPKSSEVNERLYAGLETKYGNVLLVQIAGLLARRIACRVRVGQRVPKGDAYGMIRFGSKVDVYLPLAIKPMVKIGDKVKAGSSVIGLASDEGSELSGQESI
- the pssA gene encoding CDP-diacylglycerol--serine O-phosphatidyltransferase, with amino-acid sequence MGKKVYRKRMIRKPIPIRKLLPNMITSGSILCGVMSLVLAFHGHLVPATWLTFMAAFFDLMDGKVARSLGGDSAFGVEFDSLADVVSFGAAPGMIFYISYLYAFGGVLGALATAFYVLCGALRLARFNVVHSSGRFQGLPIPAGGLFLMSFIASGVVLHPLIAMIIAIIAGSLMISSIPYGNLKHLSKDNINILRLLFLIGCFVTISVVFKEKIALVCASVYVLSGPLGIDWGRWLALRDEEEVADNQ